The following DNA comes from Anopheles arabiensis isolate DONGOLA chromosome 3, AaraD3, whole genome shotgun sequence.
GTGGAACGTTCCGAAATGGCATCCGCATCGGGAtcatcctcgtcctcctcgtccggATCGTCCGGTGATATTCGGATCGCCTGGTACCATTTGTTGGTCAGATCGGCCATCTGGCTCTTGCAATCGTGAAGCTCCTAcgaataaaagaaacaaacaaaaaaagctgttTGTTTATATGCATCTAACTAataagcttttttgttttgtttcactcaCCTGATGCGTAAAGCGGCGCGTAAAGAACGGCGTAAAGAACTTTCGATCCCACCGGGTAAAGCCACCGATGCGGGACTGGGTAAAGCtgacctcctcctcctccgtcaGCTCGGACAGATGCTCGGAATCGATCGCCTGGCCCCACTCGCGCGTCTTACTCAGCGACAGCGCCTTTTCCTTGCGCTTGCGGCCCGCACGCCCTGCCCGTGCCGTGCGCTTTACCTTCTTCCCGCCCTGCAGGTACTTCATCAGCGGCATCGTCGACCCGCCAAAGAACAGCGTCGTAAAGAGCACGATGATCAGCGTCGTCGTGATGACCACGTGGCGCGACTCCTCCGTGCTGAACTGCATGTGCAGCGACAGCGCGTACGAGATGGCACCGCGCAGCCCCGAGAACCACATGATGAACGCCATCCGGTTGGTGATCTTGTGCTCGCGGAACCGGTTCACCAGCCAGGCCAGCGGGAAGATGTTGCAGGCGCGCCCGATCAGGCACAGCACGATCGCCCAGATCACGAACGACAGCTCGCACCGGTGCTTGAACGAAAAGATGGCCAGCCCGAGGTACGCGAACACGCACGTTTCCGCAATGAACGCGAGCGTGCGCATCGTTTGCTGCATCGTGATTTGCGTCACCGTCGACAGGTTGAAGTGGGTGTAGTGGGACATTACGATGCCGCAGAACAGGATCGCCATTATGCCGGACAGATGGATGCCCTCGGCCAGCACGTACGGCGCGTACGTAAACACCAGCATCAGGCCGAACTCGAGCGACGGATGCTTGCGCAGATCGACGTGCTTGAGCAGCAGTGCGCTCATCAGCGCAAACACCACGCCAATGCCGGCCGACGCGAAGAACATCATGCAGAAGGTGTTCAGTGCGGAGAAGATGGACTCGCCCGTGCTGCTGCCGGAATCGGACACCATCGGCATGACCGTTGTCGTTAGCACGATCGAAATGGCATCGTTCAGGATGGACTCGCCAAACACCAGCATGTTCAGCACCGGGTCCACGTCGAGCGCGTGAAAGATGGCCACCGTCGCGACCGGATCGACGGCCGATATGAGCGatc
Coding sequences within:
- the LOC120904979 gene encoding sodium/hydrogen exchanger 8 gives rise to the protein MTQSLKDTMKSAGIYFLVVCAFLFTSFYNVASDAANQRPTVPGSPGATGTTAASSSVALAAIHHGNASVSASTVATVPSASPAPAPATANGTGATATAPPTGGNTSTSSATMSPEKSAVEQEHYSSMSIFFVLCVIALGILLIHMMLQTGFQYLPESIVVVFLGALIGLILNVSSVKHIANWEREEVFSPTAFFLVLLPPIIFESGYNLHKGNFFQNIGSILVFAIIGTTISALVIGSGVYLLGLAEVAYRLNFVESFAFGSLISAVDPVATVAIFHALDVDPVLNMLVFGESILNDAISIVLTTTVMPMVSDSGSSTGESIFSALNTFCMMFFASAGIGVVFALMSALLLKHVDLRKHPSLEFGLMLVFTYAPYVLAEGIHLSGIMAILFCGIVMSHYTHFNLSTVTQITMQQTMRTLAFIAETCVFAYLGLAIFSFKHRCELSFVIWAIVLCLIGRACNIFPLAWLVNRFREHKITNRMAFIMWFSGLRGAISYALSLHMQFSTEESRHVVITTTLIIVLFTTLFFGGSTMPLMKYLQGGKKVKRTARAGRAGRKRKEKALSLSKTREWGQAIDSEHLSELTEEEEVSFTQSRIGGFTRWDRKFFTPFFTRRFTHQELHDCKSQMADLTNKWYQAIRISPDDPDEEDEDDPDADAISERSTTNIVFPGPSSRSTKS